The DNA window CATGCGGCGACGATCGGCGCCAGCATCAGCGAGACATTGTCGCCGACGCCGCCAGTCGAATGCTTGTCGGTGACCGGGCCGGGCAGATCCGACCAGTCGAGCACGTCACCGGAATCGCGCATCGCCAGCGTCAGCGCCACCGCCTCGTCGCGGTTCATGCCGTTGAAGAACACCGCCATGGCGAAGGCGCCGACCTGGCCATCCGAAACGGCCCCGCCGGTCAAGCCCTTTACAAAGTCGGCGATCTCCTGCTCCGACAGCCTCAGGCCGTCGCGCTTGCGGCGGATGATTTCCTGCGGAAGCATCAGCTCTCCAGCAGTCCGTCGCGGAACACGCGCTGTAGGATCGTTGCCAGCCGCGCACCGCCTACCGGCGCCATGTCCTTGGTCTCCTGGTGCGAAAGCTCGGCCCCGGTCATGCCGGCCGCCAGATTGGTGATGACCGAACAGGCGGCGACGCGCAGTCCGAGGAAACGGGCGAGAATGACCTCCGGTACGGTCGACATGCCGACCGCGTTGGCGCCCATGATGCGCGCCATGCGGATTTCGGCGGGTGTTTCGAAGCATGGCCCCGAGAACCACATGTAGACGCCCTTGTGCAGTGTGGTGCCAGTCGCTTTCGCCGCCCGTTCGATGGCCTTGCGGATGCCGGCATCATAGGCCTCGGTCAGGCCGACGAAGCGGCGGTCGCTGGGCTCGCCGATCAGCGGATTGGTGCCCGAGAAATTGATGTGGTCCGATATCAGCATCACCGAGCCCGGTGGCATGTCCGGATCGACCGAGCCGGCGGCGTTGGTGAGGATCAGTTTCGTGATGCCGATGCCGGCAAGCACTTCCAGCACCGGGCGCATCGCCGCCGCGTTGCCGTGCTCATAGTAGTGGGCGCGGCCGGACAGCATCAGCACCGGCACACCGGCAAACAGCCCCGCCACCACTTCGCCGGCATGGCCGGTGACGCCGCTTCTGGGAAAGCCCGGCAGGTCGGCATAGGAGATGCGGATCGGATGCTCGATCTGGTCGACCAGCCCGCCCAGGCCCGAACCCAGCACCAGCGCTGTCAACGGCGCCAAGCCGTCCAGTCTTTCGATGAGATGGTCGAGAGCCTTTTCCGTCATTTCAGCCAGCTCTTCATTTCAGCCCGTTGTTCATTTCAAAATGTCGCCGCGGAAGCCGTAGGGCAGCATCTCGCCCATGGTCACGGTCTCGGCCACGCCGGCATTGTCGCAGAGATAGAGCTTTGTTTCCGGCCGGCAGAATTCGGCCAGCCGCTGCCGGCAGCCGCCGCAAGGCGAGCATTTCGCCATGCGCTCGGCAAGAACGGCGATTTCCACGATCTTACCGCCGCCGCCCATGATGTAGTGGCCGAGCGCCGTGGTCTCGGCGCACCAGCCTTCCGGATAGGACGCGACCTCTATGTTGGCGCCGGTAAAGACGCGCCCGTCCTCGGTGCGCAAGGCAGCGCCCACCGGAAATTTCGAATAGGGCGCATAGGCCTTGGCCATGGCAGCCTTGGCGGCCTCGAACAGATCATGCGACATTCAGGTGTTCTCTCCGATGATCGTGTCCAAAACCCGGCACCAGGCCGCCCCTCAGCGTTCCTTGACGTAAGGCACCCCGCCGGCGCGTGGCGGAATGGCCTTGCCGATGAAGCCGGCGAGCAGGATGACGGTAAGGATGTAGGGCAGCGCCTGCATGAACTGCACCGGCACCTTGCCGATGATGGGCAGCGGCGAGCCTTGCAGGCGGATCGACAGCGCGTCGAGGAAGCCGAACAACAGGCAGGCGAACATGGCGTTGACCGGTTTCCACTTGGCGAAGATCAGGGCGGCCAGCGCGATATAGCCCTTGCCGGCGGTCATGTCCTTCACGAAGCCGCCATTTTGCACCATCGACAGATAGGCGCCGGCGATGCCGGTCAGGATGCCGGTGCAGATCAGTGCCCGGTAGCGCAGCCAGGTGACAGAGATGCCAGCGGTGTCGACGGCGGCCGGATTCTCGCCGACGGCGCGCAGGCGCAGGCCGAAGCGGGTGCGAAACAGCACCCACCAGGTGAACGGCACCATCGCGAAGGCGAGATAGACCAGGATCGAGTGGCCCGACAGGAGCTCGGCATAGATCGGCCCGATGACAGGCACGTCGCGGATGGCTTCGGCACCCGGCAGAGTGATGGCCTCGAAGCGCTCGCCCGGTTGCAGCGCCGGTGTGCGCCCGCCCTGCTGGAACCAGGCCTGGCCGAGAATGATGGTCGAGCCGGCGGCTATGAAATTGATGGCCACGCCGGAGACGATCTGGTTGCCGCGATGGGTGATCGAGGCAAAGCCGTGGATCATGGCGAAGGCGACCGAGATCAGGATGGCCATGCCGAGGCCGAGAAAGGCCGAATGGAACACGGAAGCCGCCGCAGCACCGGCGAAGGCGCCGACCAACATCTTGCCTTCGAGACCGATGTCGAAGATGCCGGCGCGCTCCGAATAGAGGCCGGCGAGGCAAGCAAGCAGCAGCGGCACCGAGAGGCGGATGGTGGAGTCCAAAGTCTGGACGATTGCGTTGAACACGTCCATCTCAGGCACCCTTCCCCTTGACCGCTTCCATGCCCACCGACCGCGGACTGAACGAGGCGAACAGCGCCTGAATGTAGGGCCGGAACATGTGCTCCAGCGCCCCGGCAAACAGGATCACCAACCCTTGAATGATGACGATCATGTCGCGGCTGATCGCCGGCATCTCGAAGGCTAGCTCGGCACCGCCCTGGTAGAGCATGCCGAACAGGATCGCCGCCAGCACGATGCCGACCGGGTGCAGGCGGCCCATCAGCGCCACGGCGATGCCGACGAAGCCGGCGCCGGAAACGAAGTCGATGGCGACATTGTGCTGGTCGCCCATAACCGGGTTGAGCGCCATCATGCCGGCCAGCGCGCCGGAGATCATCATGGCGGTGATGATGATGCGGGTTTCGGAAATGCCGGCATAGCGCGCCGCCTTCGGGCTGTGACCGTAGGTGCGCATCTCATAGCCGAGCTTGGTGCGCCAGATCAGCAGCCAGACCAGGAAGGCCATGGCCAGCGCCAGCAGGAAGGAAATGTTGAGCGGCGCCGAACGGATCTTGGCGCCGAACAGCTCGATGATCCAGTTGAGCTTCGGCAATTCCGCGCCGGCAAAGAAGTTGCGCGTCTGCGGCGCCTGCGAGGCTGCGGGCTTCAACGGGCCCACCAGCAGGTAAACCATGATCGAGGCGGCGATGAAATTGAACATGATGGTGGTGATGACGATGTGCGAACCGCGCTTGGCCTGCAGGTAGGCGGGGATTAGCGCCCACAAGGCGCCCACGACCGCCGCAGCAACGATCGCCAGCGGAAAGGTCAGCCACCATGGCAGCGTGCTGTCGAAGCTCAGGCAGACGACGGCGATGCCGAGGCCGGCGATATAGGCCTGCCCCTCGGTGCCGATGTTGAACAGGCCGCAATGCGCTGCCACGGCCACCGAAAGCCCGGTGAATATGAAGGTGGTGGCATAGAACAGGGTGAAGGCAATGCCTGTGCCCTTGCCGAAGGCGCCTTCGACCAGGATAACGGCGGCGCGGAACGGGTTCTCGCCGACCAGAAGCACGACGAAGCCGGCGACGACGAAGGCGACGAACAGATTGATCAGCGGGATCAGCCCGTAGTCGGCCCAGGCCGGCAGTTTGGCATAAGGCGTGCTCATTGCGCGGCCTCCTGATGCTCGACGCCGGCCATCAGCAGGCCGAGCTCGCCTTCGGTCGCTTCGGGGCCGCGCTCGCCGACGATGCGGCCGGCAAACATCACCAGGATGCGGTCGGAAAGCGAACGGATTTCGTCCAACTCGACCGAGACCACCAGCACCGCCTTGCCCTGGTCGCGCATGGCGATCAGGCGCTTGTGGATGAATTCGATGGCGCCGACATCGACGCCGCGCGTCGGCTGGCCGACGATGAGAACACCCGGGTCTTGTTCCATTTCCCGCGCGAGCACGATCTTCTGCTGGTTGCCGCCGGAGAAATTCGCGGTCTTGAGCCGGCAGTCCGTCGGGCGGATATCGTATTTGGCGATCTTGTCCTTGGCATCGTTGCGGATGGCATCGATGTTGAGGAACGGTCCCTTCAAATAGCGGGGGTCGTCATGATAGCCGAGGATGGAATTCTCGTTCTCCTCGAAGGCCAGCACCAGCCCGACGTGATGGCGGTCCTCCGGCACATGCGCCAGGCCACGGTCGCGCAATTCTCCGGGGTCGGCGGCACCGGTCAGGTCGATCGGCTTGCCGTCCAGCATGACCGAGCCGGAGACGGCGCGCCTGATGCCGGAAATCGCCTCGAGCAGTTCGGATTGGCCGTTGCCGGCGACACCGGCGATGCCGACGATCTCGCCGGCGCGGATGTCGAAGGAGATGTCGTCGACCATGGTGACGCCGCGCGTGTCCTTCACCGTCAGGTTCTTGACCGCGAGCTTGACGCCGCCGGCTTCCGCCTCGCCCTTTTCGACCCTCAAGAGCACGCGCCGCCCGACCATCAGCTCGGCCAGCTCCTCGACCGTGGTCTTGGCTGTCTCGCGCGTCGCCACCATCGTGCCCTGGCGCATGACCGACACCGTGTCGGTGATGGCCATGATCTCGCGCAGTTTGTGGGTGATCAGCACCACCGTCTTGCCCTGTTCCTTCAACTGCTTGAGGATGCGGAACAGATGGTCGGCCTCGGCCGGCGTCAGCACGCCCGTTGGCTCGTCGAGGATCAGGATCTCGGCGCCGCGATAAAGCGCCTTCAGGATCTCCACACGCTGCTGCAGGCCGACCGGCAGTTCCTCGATGATCGCATCGGGATCGACTTCCAGCCCGTATTCGCGTTCGAGACGCTCGAGTTCGGAGCGCGCCTTGGCGATGCTCTTCTTCAGCAGCGCATCGCTCTCGGCGCCGAGGATGATGTTCTCCAGCACCGAGAAATTGTCGACCAGCATGAAATGCTGATGCACCATGCCGATGCCGAGCGCGATCGCGTCATTGGGCGTCTTGATCGAGGCCGGCTGGCCGCCGACACGGATTTCGCCGCTGTCGGCCTGGTAGAAGCCGTAGAGGATCGACATCAGCGTCGACTTGCCGGCCCCGTTCTCGCCGACGATGCCGTGGATGGTGCCGCGCGCGATCTCCAGATTGATGTCGCGGTTGGCGCGCACGGCGCCAAAACTCTTGTTGATGCCGATCAGCTCGATTGCGGCTTGCGCCATGCAGCCTGTCCCACTCTTATTTTTTTATCGCTTGGTCAAAACGCCTAGCATGACGCTCCGTCCATGCCAATTGGCCGGAGCAGTGTTCACTCTCGACAAATCCCGGTGCGCTTGTCAATTTCCAACGTGGCCGAGGCCTTCACATTCGCTAATATGGCGAAGCCGAAATTCGCACCGCGGTGCAAGACATCGCGGTGGAAGACTTCGTGGTGAAGGACTGGGGAATTTTACATGATCATGCCTGCCGATCGGCTGACGACGCTGGAGATCCGCGCCGCCGAACAGGAGAAGACCATCGAGGAACTGTCCGGCCAGATTGCCGAGCAGTGGAAGGTGATCGAACGTATGCAGCGCAAGCTCGACGCGCTGACGGATCGCTTCCTGGCGCTTGAGGAGCAGGCAGGAGATGATGTGCCAGTAACCAAGCCGCCGCACTGGTGAGAGACTGTTTGGAAATTCTACTCTGGCGGCCATCTGATGGCGTTTTCTGCGCTTCCCCGTTCTACTGCGTGCAGTAGAACTGAGCTCACGGACCAAATGTCCGCTCCGCTACGGTTCTCGAAATCACCATCATATGACTCGCCAGAGCGAATTTCGAAACAGTCTCTGAGGAAAAAGGGGGAGGGTGCACGCCATGGCCAGTGAAAGCGATCGCGTCGCGCGGGCCGGCGACTATGTGCTCGGCCTGATGAACGACGCGGAACGTGAACGGGCCGAGCGCGATCTGGAGATCGACCCGGCCTTCCGCGACGCCGTCGTGCAACTTGCCGAACGCATGCACATCTTCGACCGTGCCGAACCGGCTGATGGCGAAGCGCGCTGGAAGCAGATCACGCAGCGCATTGCCGACCTGCCGCAGATGCGCAGCTCTGGCCTGAGCGACGCCAGGTCGCCAACCGTGATCCGAAGCCTGTCGCAGCGGCCGCACGGCATTGGCCTGCACACGCTTGGCGGTCGGCGCGGATTTGCCGTCGCCGTCGGGTTGATGGCGGCGTTTGCGCTGGGGTACCTGGCCGGCAAGTTTTAGGGCTTCTTTCGGGGTCACGCTCGCGGCTGGCACGACATCAGAGCCATCGTTTCGTCGTCCTGCGCAAAAACCTCAATCATGTTCCAGCCAAGGGATGCGTAGAAATCACGTGCTTCCCATGTGTAGAGATAGAGTGTCTCGACACCCCGCGCAGCCGCATGGGCTTCAGTCGCCCTGACCAGCGCGCTGCCGATCCCTGCGCCTCGATACCCGGCATCGACAACCAACCCGGCCAGCCATGGCGTGAGATCATGCGCTGGTTCAAGTTCGTGGCGGACCAGCAGGCATGTCCCAACCGGCACGTCGCCGATCAGGGCCACGAATGCCGCCTCGAAGCCGTCGTCGCCGGCGAGCAAGGTGCGAAGCCCTGCCGTGTCCTCCTCGATGGTCCTTCCTGTTCCCTCGAAAAAGGTGGCCAGGCGCAATTGCGCGACCGCTGCTACATCGCGCTCGTCCATAGGCTCGATTGTCGGCTGCATCTGTATCCCGTGTATCCCGCGATGGTGTTCCCTACGCAACGGCGAACGTTCACCCGGTCCGGCAAAAGACAAAAACCGCCGGGCTGCGCCCGGCGGTTTGCGGATCATTGCTGGATATCCGTGCCGCTCAGTACGGGCAGGCGTTGTCAGTCGTATAGTCGTGCACTTCGAGCTTGCCGGCGATGATGTCGGCCTTGGCCTTTTCGACCGCCGCCTTCATCTCGTCGGTCACCAGCGCCTTGTTGTTGTCGTCCATGGCGTAGTCAACGCCGCCTTCCTTGAGGCCGAGGTTCTCGACGCCACCCTTGAAGGTGCCGTTCTTGCCGTCCATGAAGGCGGTGTAGACGGCAACGTCGACGCGCTTCATCATCGAGGTCAGCACTTTGCCGGGCTGCAGGCCGTTCTGGTTGGAATCGACGCCGATGCCGAGCTTGCCGGCATCAGCCGCTGCCTGCAACACGCCGACGCCGGTGCCGCCTGCCGCGGCATAGACCACGTCGGAGCCCTGGTCGATCTGGGTCTTGGCGATCTCGCCGCCCTTGGCCGGGTCGTTCCAGGCCGCTGGCGTGTCGCCGGTCATGTTCTGGATGACGTCGGTCGCGCCGGCCGACTTGGCGCCGCCAACATAGCCGCATTCGAACTTGCGGATCAGCGGGATGTCCATGCCGCCGATGAAGCTGACCTTCTTGGACTTCGAAGCCATCGCCGCCAGGATGCCGACGAGATAGGAGCCTTCGTTCTCCTTGAATACCAGCGAGCGAACATTGGGCAGGTCGACAGCGTCGTCGATGATGGCGAAGTTGAGATCGGGATATTCGGCCGCGACCTTCTTCAGCGCATCCTCCCAGGCGAAGCCGGCCATGACGATCGGGTTGTGGCCGTCCTCGGCGAAGCGGCGCAGCGCCTGCTCGCGCTGCGAGGCATTGGACACCTCGAACTCGACGTAAGCGACGCCGGTCTCGGTCTTGAACTTCTCGGCGCCGTGATAGGCAGCCTCGTTAAAGGATTTGTCGAACTTACCGCCGAGATCATAGAGGATGGCCGGCTGGACATCCGCGGCGAAAGCCGGAAGAACCATTGCGGTTGCGGCCAGGAGGCCGAGAATGATACGTTTCATGTGATCCACACCCTGTCGGTTATTTTTTCCGTTACGCACCGCATGCCGGCCCGGTTCTCCGGCAGGCATGCGACGTCAGCCAGGAGTGTACTCCCCTCCCGCTCGGGTCAATCTGGCATGGCCCGAAACAAAATTCACGCGGAATTTTGACCTTTTGGAAAAGCATGGCGCGGCCAAGCCGCGCCGCAGCTTGTTCCTTGCGCCTAAAGCGCGTCGCGTCGAAACGGATTCATGCGCCGCCCTTTAGGTCCTTGTTTCCATGCATGTCGTTGTCTCAAACCGGGCCACTTTTGAGCGACATGCATTGCGGCTTCAGGCGGAGGCGGCAGCCGGCGTGGGGCAAGGGACACCCGTGCCCTTGAGGTTACACGTGCCGTAAGGGTTCTTCGCCAGATATTGCTGGTGATCGCCCTCGGCGAAGTAGAACTCGGGCGCCGGGGCGATCTCGGTGGTGATCTTGCCGTGGCCGGCGCCGCGCAGCGAGGCCTCATAGGCATTGCGCGAGGCGTTCGCCGCCCGCAATTGCGCATCACCTGATGTGTAGATCGCGGAGCGGTAGGTGGTGCCGACATCATTGCCCTGGCGCATGCCTTGCGTCGGGTCGTGGCTTTCCCAGAACAGCTTCAGAAGCGCGGCATAGGAGACGATCTCGGGATCGTGGACGACCAGCACCACTTCGGCATGGCCGGTAAGCCCGGTGCAGGTTTCCTGATAGGTCGGATTGGGCGTGAAGCCGCCGGCATAGCCGACCGCCGTGACCCAGACGCCTTCCAATTGCCAGAACAGCCGCTCCGCACCCCAGAAGCAGCCCAGCCCGAACATCGCCGTCTCCAACCCCTCGGGATAGGGACCCTTGAGCGGTCTTTTCAAGACCTTGTGCCTGGGTGCGGTCGGGATCGCCCGGGCGCGGCCCGGCAACGCCTCGGACGGCTTCGGCAGATTGAGCTTCTTGTTCAACATGTCGCTGAGAAAGAACATGCACGGTTTTCCTCTGTCGGTGTAACGCAAGAAACCGCCTGACGGCGGCTCTTTCGCTTGAGCATAGGATCTTCCCAAAACCGGCCACCACTTTGGGTCCGATGCTCAGGTGGCGGCGAACTGTCCCGTGCGCCGTTGTCGCCTGTAGCCAATCGCATAGAGCAGGAAGGCCAGCACCGCGAACACGGCGAAGCCGGGCTGGTTGAGCACCCAGGCGATGGCGCCGTCCCACAGCAGCGGACCGGCCTTGGCCCGAACGAAGGTCTCGAAGGCGGCCCGCGTGTCGGGCGAGACGGCCAGCCAGCTGGTGTTGAGCGGGGTCAGCACCAGCACCGAGGCCGCCACGGTGCGTGTCGCGTCGAGCACCGCCATGATGACGGAAACCGACAGCGCGACCATTGCGGCAAGACGGAAGACGAAGCGAAACATTGGAGACCTTCCCTCCGGCCAGTCCTCAAGCTCCTCCCGAGGGCCTTCCGGTTTCAAGACGAGAGATAGAATGCGCATGTCTGGTTCGCAATCGCCATACGCGAATTTGAAGCCCGACTATGCCGCCGGCTTGCGTTTGCGCCGGTGGACGCGCCAGACGGCGAAAATGCCGCCGCCTATGGCGCCGATCACCAGCCCGGCCAGGCCGATGAACACGGCGAAATAACCGCAGGCGCCTTCGAAGCAGCTCATGTCGGTGGCATTCGCGATCACTGAGCCGATGGCGAATCCGCCTACGGCACCGATGACCGCGCCGAGGACGATGCCGAGCAGGGCGGCGATGACCGAGACGAAGACAGGTGGGCTTTCGGTTTTAGGATTGGCATAAACGGCATCGGCTTCGGATCCCCGGCGCAGCAGGTAGATGCAGAGAACCCCGATGGCGATCTGAGCGGCCGTGATGGCAAGCGCCTTGCCCGAAAAGACGAAATCGGAAATCATCAGTACACAGGCCTGCCAGGCCAGCAGCCAGATGATTGTGGCGACCTGCCAGAGGGTGAACTGGCGCGGGAAGCGGGCCGAGCGGCCGAAGGCGAGGCCGAGCAAATAAAGCCCCCACAGGATGGTGATGATGTCGACGGCGAGCCCGCCAAGGAGGAGATAGAAGATGCCGCCCGGCAGTCTGCCGTAATCGCCGACCAGCCACCATGCCGACACCACACCGTAGACCGACCATGCCATGACGAAGATGAGCCAGCCCACCGGCACGAAGGACAGTCCGCTGTCCGGCCGCTTGGCTGGCGTCTGTCCACTGCCCGACGTTCCACTGCTCGATGTCATGTCCGACAATGCCCCCGCAGCGCCTTTGCGCTACTCGACAGACGGGCAGGGGCGAAGTCAAGCGCGGCTGGCTTTGCGGCTTGGCCTGTGCACACTATTTGCTGGCGGTACCTGTCAGAAACGGCGGCGCCGGCGGCCTTGCGAAACACTGTGTGGCCGGCAAAGCGAATAGACTGCCGTTATGGCTTGGCATTCGCCGTCGGATCGACTAGATGAGCCCCGCGCCTGTTGCTTCGACGGCTCAGGTGCGGGGAAAGGCGTTTGCTGGTTGGCGACGCCGATGGCGGAAGTTCCGCCTTGCCCAAGGGAGGTGCATCTCCCCAACCCGCGCGGCGAAACCGGCCGGCGCGACATGCAAGGACGGAGAGGTGGCCGAGTGGTTGAAGGCGCACGCCTGGAAAGTGTGTTTACGGGAGACCGTAACGCGGGTTCGAATCCCGCTCTCTCCGCCAACAGCTTCAAGAGTGTAACCGGGGCAGATTACCGGGCGGTGGGGGTTTGCAGGCGCGTGCTTTCGTGATTCACCCTTTGCGTGACGCTACCACCGACTGATTCGCTTGAAGGCCTGTCGCTCGCGGAACTCCGCGGGCTGGTTTCTGCGCTGATCGGCGAAGTGCGCGGTCTTCAAGGCCGGGTCGAGAGCCTTGAGATCGAGAACCAGGCGCTACGCGCCGAGAACCAGACCCTGAAGGATGAGATCGCCCGGCTGAAGGACCTGCCGCCGCGTCCCCCGGTCAAGCCGACCAAGCCATCGGGCATGGAGAAGGCGACGCAGCCGACATCTGGCAAGGGCAAGCGCCGCCGGCGCGGCGCCAAGCGCGACGGCGGTCGCGTGAGCCGCGAGGTGACGGTTGCGGTGAGCGCTCCTGCGGGCTCTCGCTTCAAGGGGTATGAGACGATCCTGGTGCGCGATCTGGCGTTGTCGGCCGAGGTGGTGCGCTATCGCCGCGAGCGCTGGGTGACACCGACCGGCGAAACGATGGTGGCGCCCTTGCCGGCGGGGATCATCGGCGGCTGGGGCGCGAACCTGCGCCGCTTCATTCTGGCCTGTCACATTCAAGGCCAGGTGACGACGGAGCGGTTGACGGCGTTGTTGACCGGGATCGGGGTCGACATTTCGAAGCGCCAGGTGGTGCGGCTGATTTCGGAGGGCCTGGAGGCCTTCGCGGCGGAGGACCGTGACGTGCTGCGCGCCGGGCTGGCTACGGCGCCCTGGATCACCGTCGATGATACGTCGGCGCGCCACGCCCACCAGGACGGCTACACCACCCAGATCGGCGATCGCCGCTTCACCGCGTTCCGCACCGGGCGATCGAAGTCACGGGAGGCGTTCCTGGCGACGCTGCGTGCCGGGCACAGCGATTACTTCATCAATGAAGAGGCCCTGGCCTATATGCGCGGCCGCAACCTCGCCGGTCCGGTGATCGCGCGGCTAGCGGCTGCGCCGCACAAGGCATTTGCCGACAGCGCCGCATGGCAGGCGCATCTGGCCGCACTCGGCCTCGACCAGCTCGCGGTTGAGCCCAACCCAGTCAGGATCGCCACCGAAGGGGCGATGTGGGGAGCGATCCGCCACCACGGCTTTCTTGGCGATACCGTGGTCGTGTCCGATGATGCCGGCCAGTTCCGCATCGGCGACCATGCTCTGTGCTGGGTCCACGCCGAGCGGCTCGTCCACAAATTGATACCCGTGACCCCGGATCAACGTCAGGCCGTCGACATCATGCGCCAGTTGATCTGGTGGTTCTATCGCGACCTCAAGAGCTACCAGCGTGCTCCTTGTCCGCGCCACGCGGCGGCCCTGCGCGCCCGCTTCGAGCGCCTGTTCAAACGACGAACCGGCTACGTCATGCTCGACCGGCTTCTTGCCAGGCTGCATCGCCGCAAGCATGAACTCCTGCGCGTTCTCGATCGTCCCGAGATCCCGCTCCACACCAATGGTTCGGAAAACGACATCCGCACCTTCGTCACCAAGCGCAAGATCTCCGGCGGAACCGTCAGCGAGGCAGGCAAGAACGCCCGCGACGTCCTGCTCGGCCTGATGAAGACCTGCATCAAGCTCGACGTCTCATTCTTCCGCTATCTCGGCGACCGCCTCGGCATACCAACACAAGAGTCGATTCCGCCGCTCCCGGATCTCGTTAGGCAAGCCGCTCAAGCCTGACTGCCCGGTAATCTGCCCCGGTTACTTCAAGAGTGGTGTAACCGTCTGATAACATTGCGTTTCGTAAGGACGCCAGAGTGTCTGCCGCCGCAAATTCATAGTCACCTTGACGGTTGGCCGGCCGGTTCGCCATCGGTTTTGGGATTCTTACGTGATCTGGTAGTGGTGATCCAAATCACAGGAGATGGCATGCCAAACGATGTAGTCGTGCGCGACAGCAATGGCGCTCAATTGAATGACGGCGATTCCGTCACGCTGATCAAAGACCTCAAAGTCAAAGGCACTTCGGAGACGATCAAGCGCGGCACGTTGGTGAAGTCCATCCGCCTCAACGGCAATCCCGGTGAGATCGAATGCAACACCAAGCAAGTGAAAGGCCTGGTGCTCAAGACCGAGTTCGTGAAGAAGGCGTGACCCTCAAGGCGGCAAGCTATCTCGATGGATGGTCTATTATGAGCGTGGAGCAATCGCGGACATGATTGGACTTTATGATCTCTGGCCCGCGTTTGTGGTCATGGCGCTGGTTTGGCCGCTTGCAGGCATGCCGCTATTTCAGCGGGTAGGCTTCGAATCGAGCTCCGCCAGAATCCGGACAATAGACGGGATGCGAGGGTATCTGGCGCTTGCCGTCGCGCTTCACCACTCTGTCATCTACCATGAATTCTTGACGACTGGCGCATGGAAGTATCCGCCTTCCGCTTTCTACGGGCTGCTGGGGCAGGTAGGGGTATCCTTCTTCTTCGTCATCTCCGCCTATCTGTTCTGGGGGAAACTGCTGTCGGCAAAGTCCTCCGTGGATTTTCCGACCTTGTTGCTCAAGCGGGCTTTCAGGATTGGGCCGCTCTACATTCTGGCCGTGGGCTTGGCGATGGCATTGGAGGTCATCGATGGGCAGATCGATTACTCGACGTTCGCCACATATGAGCACGCATTTTTCAATCTGCTGTTTGGTGTCTTCGGCTACGTCCCGCTTTCGAGCTCCGGTGTCTACTTGCTGGCCGGCGTAACCTGGACCTTGCCCTATGAATGGCTGTTCTATTTCAGCCTGCCGATCATGGCGATATTCAGCCGGCACCCGATTGCCCGCTTGGGTCTGCCAGTCGCCCTCCTGGCTTTTTCCATTCTCATGTCGGTGGCCGGAGGCAGTCTCGCCTACTGCTACCTGGGACTTTTCGCAGGGGGGCATGGTGTGCGCGACGCTTGAAGCAAACGCCCTGCTGGTGAAAGTGCATCGACACACCCTGTCCGCCGTCGCTCTGGCGGTGCTG is part of the Mesorhizobium loti genome and encodes:
- a CDS encoding purine-nucleoside phosphorylase, which codes for MTEKALDHLIERLDGLAPLTALVLGSGLGGLVDQIEHPIRISYADLPGFPRSGVTGHAGEVVAGLFAGVPVLMLSGRAHYYEHGNAAAMRPVLEVLAGIGITKLILTNAAGSVDPDMPPGSVMLISDHINFSGTNPLIGEPSDRRFVGLTEAYDAGIRKAIERAAKATGTTLHKGVYMWFSGPCFETPAEIRMARIMGANAVGMSTVPEVILARFLGLRVAACSVITNLAAGMTGAELSHQETKDMAPVGGARLATILQRVFRDGLLES
- the cdd gene encoding cytidine deaminase, whose translation is MSHDLFEAAKAAMAKAYAPYSKFPVGAALRTEDGRVFTGANIEVASYPEGWCAETTALGHYIMGGGGKIVEIAVLAERMAKCSPCGGCRQRLAEFCRPETKLYLCDNAGVAETVTMGEMLPYGFRGDILK
- a CDS encoding ABC transporter permease; the protein is MDVFNAIVQTLDSTIRLSVPLLLACLAGLYSERAGIFDIGLEGKMLVGAFAGAAAASVFHSAFLGLGMAILISVAFAMIHGFASITHRGNQIVSGVAINFIAAGSTIILGQAWFQQGGRTPALQPGERFEAITLPGAEAIRDVPVIGPIYAELLSGHSILVYLAFAMVPFTWWVLFRTRFGLRLRAVGENPAAVDTAGISVTWLRYRALICTGILTGIAGAYLSMVQNGGFVKDMTAGKGYIALAALIFAKWKPVNAMFACLLFGFLDALSIRLQGSPLPIIGKVPVQFMQALPYILTVILLAGFIGKAIPPRAGGVPYVKER
- a CDS encoding ABC transporter permease yields the protein MSTPYAKLPAWADYGLIPLINLFVAFVVAGFVVLLVGENPFRAAVILVEGAFGKGTGIAFTLFYATTFIFTGLSVAVAAHCGLFNIGTEGQAYIAGLGIAVVCLSFDSTLPWWLTFPLAIVAAAVVGALWALIPAYLQAKRGSHIVITTIMFNFIAASIMVYLLVGPLKPAASQAPQTRNFFAGAELPKLNWIIELFGAKIRSAPLNISFLLALAMAFLVWLLIWRTKLGYEMRTYGHSPKAARYAGISETRIIITAMMISGALAGMMALNPVMGDQHNVAIDFVSGAGFVGIAVALMGRLHPVGIVLAAILFGMLYQGGAELAFEMPAISRDMIVIIQGLVILFAGALEHMFRPYIQALFASFSPRSVGMEAVKGKGA
- a CDS encoding ABC transporter ATP-binding protein, with the translated sequence MAQAAIELIGINKSFGAVRANRDINLEIARGTIHGIVGENGAGKSTLMSILYGFYQADSGEIRVGGQPASIKTPNDAIALGIGMVHQHFMLVDNFSVLENIILGAESDALLKKSIAKARSELERLEREYGLEVDPDAIIEELPVGLQQRVEILKALYRGAEILILDEPTGVLTPAEADHLFRILKQLKEQGKTVVLITHKLREIMAITDTVSVMRQGTMVATRETAKTTVEELAELMVGRRVLLRVEKGEAEAGGVKLAVKNLTVKDTRGVTMVDDISFDIRAGEIVGIAGVAGNGQSELLEAISGIRRAVSGSVMLDGKPIDLTGAADPGELRDRGLAHVPEDRHHVGLVLAFEENENSILGYHDDPRYLKGPFLNIDAIRNDAKDKIAKYDIRPTDCRLKTANFSGGNQQKIVLAREMEQDPGVLIVGQPTRGVDVGAIEFIHKRLIAMRDQGKAVLVVSVELDEIRSLSDRILVMFAGRIVGERGPEATEGELGLLMAGVEHQEAAQ
- a CDS encoding GNAT family N-acetyltransferase; this encodes MQPTIEPMDERDVAAVAQLRLATFFEGTGRTIEEDTAGLRTLLAGDDGFEAAFVALIGDVPVGTCLLVRHELEPAHDLTPWLAGLVVDAGYRGAGIGSALVRATEAHAAARGVETLYLYTWEARDFYASLGWNMIEVFAQDDETMALMSCQPRA
- a CDS encoding BMP family ABC transporter substrate-binding protein; translation: MKRIILGLLAATAMVLPAFAADVQPAILYDLGGKFDKSFNEAAYHGAEKFKTETGVAYVEFEVSNASQREQALRRFAEDGHNPIVMAGFAWEDALKKVAAEYPDLNFAIIDDAVDLPNVRSLVFKENEGSYLVGILAAMASKSKKVSFIGGMDIPLIRKFECGYVGGAKSAGATDVIQNMTGDTPAAWNDPAKGGEIAKTQIDQGSDVVYAAAGGTGVGVLQAAADAGKLGIGVDSNQNGLQPGKVLTSMMKRVDVAVYTAFMDGKNGTFKGGVENLGLKEGGVDYAMDDNNKALVTDEMKAAVEKAKADIIAGKLEVHDYTTDNACPY